In the genome of Xanthomonas translucens pv. cerealis, one region contains:
- a CDS encoding sugar MFS transporter yields the protein MTTARPASPYASIAIVGLLFFIIGFFTWINGPLITFVRLAFDLNEVNAFLVLMVFYLSYFFLALPSSWILKRTGMKKGLALSLVVMAAGAAAFGQFATQRFYPGALAGLFVIGSGLALLQTAINPYISILGPIESAARRIAVMGICNKIAGILAPFLIGTLVLHGVGDLATQVQAAEPVAKEALLTAFAAKIHLPYLVMAGVLVVVAIGVLFSPLPELKASEVNAAPVGAGSPAQKTSILQFPHLWLGVLCLFVYVGVEVMAGDAIGTYGNGFHLPLDHTKLFTSYTLAAMLAGYVAGLLLIPTLISQARYLSISALLGVLFSAGAYVTHGYVSVGFVAALGFANAMMWPAIFPLAIKGLGRHTEIGSALLVMGIAGGAIIPQLFAVLKQHFDFQLVFLLLMVPCYLYILFYSLVGHRAGHASARA from the coding sequence ATGACCACCGCACGGCCTGCCAGTCCCTACGCCTCGATCGCCATCGTCGGCTTGCTGTTCTTCATCATCGGATTCTTCACCTGGATCAACGGCCCGCTGATCACCTTCGTGCGGCTGGCGTTCGACCTCAACGAGGTCAATGCGTTCCTGGTGCTGATGGTGTTCTACCTGTCGTATTTCTTCCTGGCGCTGCCGTCGTCGTGGATCCTCAAGCGCACCGGCATGAAGAAGGGCCTGGCGCTTAGCCTGGTGGTGATGGCGGCGGGCGCGGCGGCGTTCGGCCAGTTCGCCACGCAGCGCTTCTATCCCGGCGCGCTGGCCGGTCTGTTCGTGATCGGCAGCGGCCTGGCGCTGCTGCAGACCGCGATCAACCCGTACATCAGCATCCTCGGCCCGATCGAGAGCGCGGCGCGGCGCATCGCGGTGATGGGCATCTGCAACAAGATCGCCGGCATCCTGGCGCCGTTCCTGATCGGCACGCTGGTGCTGCACGGCGTCGGCGATCTGGCCACGCAGGTGCAGGCCGCCGAGCCGGTGGCCAAGGAAGCGCTGCTGACCGCGTTCGCCGCCAAGATCCACCTGCCGTACCTGGTGATGGCCGGCGTGCTGGTGGTGGTGGCGATCGGCGTGCTGTTCTCGCCGCTGCCGGAATTGAAGGCGTCGGAAGTCAACGCCGCGCCGGTCGGTGCCGGCAGCCCTGCGCAGAAGACCAGCATCTTGCAGTTCCCGCACCTGTGGCTGGGCGTGCTGTGCCTGTTCGTGTACGTGGGCGTGGAAGTGATGGCCGGCGATGCGATCGGCACCTACGGCAACGGCTTCCACCTGCCGCTGGACCACACCAAGCTGTTCACCTCCTACACCCTGGCGGCGATGCTGGCCGGCTACGTGGCCGGTCTGCTGCTGATTCCCACGCTGATCTCGCAGGCGCGCTATCTCAGCATCTCGGCGCTGCTCGGCGTGCTGTTCTCGGCCGGCGCCTACGTCACCCACGGTTATGTGTCGGTGGGTTTCGTCGCCGCGCTCGGCTTCGCCAACGCGATGATGTGGCCGGCGATCTTCCCGCTGGCAATCAAGGGCCTGGGCCGACACACCGAGATCGGCTCGGCCTTGCTGGTGATGGGCATCGCCGGCGGCGCGATCATCCCGCAGCTGTTCGCGGTGCTGAAGCAGCACTTCGATTTCCAATTGGTATTCCTGTTGCTGATGGTGCCGTGCTACCTGTACATCCTGTTTTATTCCCTGGTCGGCCACCGTGCCGGTCATGCCTCCGCCCGCGCGTGA
- a CDS encoding alpha-N-acetylglucosaminidase, whose product MGNIEGYDAPLPQQWIEDKHALQQRILQRMRALGMKPVLPAFAGYVPKAFAQAHPQARIYRMRAWEGFHETYWLDPADPLFAKIAQRFIQLYDRTYGKGTYYLADAFNEMLPPIAADGSDARLASYGDSTANTAKTTPPEVSPAQRDKRLAEYGRALYESIHRANPDAVWVMQGWLFGADRHFWTPQAIAAFLREVPNDKLLVLDIGNDRYPGTWKLSDAFDGKQWIYGYVHNYGGSNPVYGDLAFYRDDLRALLADKDKQQLVGFGAFPEGLHTNSVVYEYMYALAWGEQQRSLQDWLGDYTRARYGHTSPALRAAWDDLQAAVLSTRYWTPRWWRSRAGAYLLFKRPTLDIGEFEGAPGDPPRLRRALDQLLALAPEYADAPLYRYDLVDFARHYATGRVDAQLQQAVAAYKRGDVAAGDAAFARVQAAVRQLDGLVGGQQETLSSWLGDAESYAKTPQDAAYYRRDAKAQVSVWGGEGNLGDYASKAWQGMYADYYLPRWALAMQALRAAAVGGGSVDEAALQQRLRAWELDWVKCETAYTRQAPADPVAAVRTLLQQVDAR is encoded by the coding sequence ATGGGCAACATCGAAGGTTACGATGCGCCGTTGCCGCAGCAGTGGATCGAGGACAAGCACGCGTTGCAGCAGCGCATCCTGCAGCGCATGCGCGCGCTGGGCATGAAGCCGGTGCTGCCGGCCTTCGCCGGCTATGTGCCGAAGGCGTTCGCGCAGGCGCATCCGCAGGCGCGCATCTACCGCATGCGCGCCTGGGAAGGCTTCCACGAGACCTATTGGCTGGATCCGGCCGATCCGCTGTTCGCCAAGATCGCGCAGCGTTTCATCCAGCTCTACGACCGCACGTACGGCAAGGGCACCTATTACCTGGCCGATGCGTTCAACGAAATGCTGCCGCCGATCGCCGCCGACGGCAGCGACGCGCGCCTGGCCAGCTACGGCGACAGCACCGCCAATACCGCCAAGACCACGCCGCCCGAGGTGTCGCCGGCGCAGCGCGACAAGCGCCTGGCCGAGTACGGCCGCGCATTGTATGAATCGATCCATCGCGCCAATCCCGACGCGGTATGGGTGATGCAGGGCTGGCTGTTCGGCGCCGACCGCCACTTCTGGACGCCGCAGGCGATCGCCGCGTTCCTGCGCGAGGTGCCCAACGACAAGCTGCTGGTGCTGGACATCGGCAACGATCGCTACCCAGGCACCTGGAAGCTGTCCGACGCGTTCGACGGCAAGCAGTGGATCTACGGCTACGTGCACAACTACGGCGGCAGCAATCCGGTGTACGGCGACCTGGCGTTCTACCGCGACGACCTGCGTGCGCTGCTCGCGGACAAGGACAAGCAGCAACTGGTCGGCTTCGGCGCGTTCCCGGAAGGCCTGCACACCAACTCGGTGGTCTACGAATACATGTACGCGCTGGCCTGGGGCGAGCAGCAGCGTTCGCTGCAGGACTGGCTCGGCGACTACACCCGCGCCCGCTACGGACATACTTCGCCGGCATTGCGTGCGGCCTGGGACGACCTGCAGGCCGCAGTGCTGTCCACCCGCTACTGGACGCCGCGCTGGTGGCGCAGCCGTGCCGGCGCTTACCTGCTGTTCAAGCGGCCGACGCTGGACATCGGTGAATTCGAAGGTGCGCCCGGCGACCCGCCGCGCTTGCGCCGTGCGCTGGATCAATTGCTGGCGCTGGCGCCGGAGTACGCCGACGCGCCGCTGTACCGCTACGACCTGGTGGACTTCGCCCGCCACTACGCGACCGGTCGCGTGGATGCGCAATTGCAGCAGGCGGTGGCCGCCTACAAGCGCGGCGACGTCGCCGCCGGCGATGCCGCGTTCGCCCGCGTGCAGGCGGCGGTGCGGCAGCTCGACGGCCTGGTCGGCGGCCAGCAGGAAACCCTGTCGAGCTGGCTCGGCGATGCCGAAAGCTATGCGAAGACGCCGCAGGACGCGGCCTACTACCGGCGCGACGCCAAGGCGCAGGTCAGCGTGTGGGGCGGCGAGGGCAATCTCGGCGACTATGCGTCCAAGGCCTGGCAGGGCATGTACGCCGACTACTACCTGCCGCGCTGGGCGCTGGCGATGCAGGCGCTGCGGGCGGCGGCGGTCGGCGGCGGCAGCGTGGACGAGGCGGCGTTGCAGCAGCGGCTGCGCGCCTGGGAGCTGGACTGGGTGAAGTGCGAGACAGCTTACACGCGGCAAGCCCCGGCCGATCCGGTCGCCGCGGTACGCACCCTGCTGCAACAGGTGGATGCCCGATGA
- the nagA gene encoding N-acetylglucosamine-6-phosphate deacetylase, which produces MTTTALRNARVLGEDGFLDGVSVLLDGRCIAAVLDDGDARAAAATTQLDLGGGTLLPGFIDLQVNGGGGVLFNNSTDVAALRRIGQAHRRYGTTGYLPTLISDDLEVMRAAIAATRQAIAAGVPGVLGIHLEGPYLAPARKGTHNVDKFRVPDAAELALATSLDNGVTLITLAPERLPAASIRTLAGAGARVFAGHTAGSYDEIRAGLDAGVCGFTHLYNAMSPLQGRDPGVVGAALEDRAAWCGIIVDGVHVHPASLRVALAAKPRGTLFLVTDAMPMVGADSPSFDLYGETITAVDGVVRNAAGALAGSALDMASAVRNSVQWLGVSLDEAARMASLYPAQCLGLDDRYGRIAPGYQADLVLLDDALQVRQTWIAGAVE; this is translated from the coding sequence ATGACGACGACGGCGCTGCGCAATGCGCGGGTGCTCGGCGAGGACGGCTTCCTCGATGGCGTGAGCGTGCTGCTGGACGGTAGGTGCATCGCCGCCGTGCTCGACGACGGCGACGCGCGCGCGGCTGCGGCAACGACGCAACTGGACCTGGGCGGCGGCACGCTGCTGCCGGGTTTCATCGACCTGCAGGTCAACGGCGGCGGCGGCGTACTGTTCAACAACAGCACCGACGTCGCCGCGCTGCGCCGCATCGGCCAGGCGCATCGCCGCTACGGCACCACCGGCTACCTGCCGACGCTGATCAGCGACGACCTGGAGGTGATGCGCGCGGCGATCGCCGCGACCCGCCAGGCCATCGCCGCAGGCGTGCCGGGCGTGCTCGGCATCCACCTGGAAGGGCCGTACCTGGCGCCGGCGCGCAAGGGCACCCACAACGTGGACAAGTTCCGCGTGCCCGATGCCGCCGAACTGGCGCTGGCCACCTCGCTGGACAACGGCGTCACCCTGATCACGCTGGCGCCGGAACGGTTGCCGGCCGCGAGTATCCGCACCCTGGCGGGCGCCGGCGCGCGCGTGTTCGCCGGCCACACCGCCGGCAGCTACGACGAGATCCGCGCCGGCCTGGATGCGGGCGTGTGCGGCTTCACCCATCTGTACAACGCGATGTCGCCGCTGCAGGGACGCGATCCCGGCGTGGTCGGCGCGGCGCTGGAAGACCGCGCTGCCTGGTGCGGCATCATCGTTGACGGCGTGCACGTGCACCCGGCCAGCCTGCGCGTGGCGCTGGCGGCCAAACCGCGCGGCACGCTGTTCCTGGTCACCGACGCGATGCCGATGGTCGGCGCCGACAGCCCCAGCTTCGACCTGTACGGCGAAACCATCACCGCGGTGGACGGCGTGGTGCGCAATGCCGCCGGCGCGCTGGCCGGTTCGGCGCTGGACATGGCCAGCGCGGTCCGCAACAGCGTGCAGTGGCTGGGCGTGAGCCTGGACGAAGCCGCGCGCATGGCCTCGCTGTATCCGGCGCAATGCCTGGGTCTGGACGATCGCTACGGCCGCATCGCACCCGGCTACCAGGCCGACCTGGTGCTGCTCGACGACGCGCTGCAAGTGCGGCAGACCTGGATCGCGGGGGCGGTGGAGTAG
- a CDS encoding SIS domain-containing protein: MALPTETETLMFREAAETADVVAAQFARNHDVVSALAASLRADPPPFVVTCARGSSDHAATYAKYLFETQLGVVTASASPSVGSVYASPLQLRGALYVVISQSGKSPDLLRNAEAAKAAGARVVALVNVEDSPLAQLADTVIALGAGPEKSVAATKSYLASLAAILQLGAHWKNDAALLAALDALPQALRAAWQADWRPLTDGLVDAHNLFVLGRGLGLAAAQEAALKFKETCGLHAEAYSSAEVRHGPMALVGPGFPVLAFAQPDDTGAGTRSLAEEFRGRGAQVWLASADGDLPLVAAPHPVCAPLLTIQSFYRAINALALRRGYNPDLPPHLNKVTETV, encoded by the coding sequence ATGGCATTGCCCACCGAAACCGAAACCCTGATGTTCCGCGAAGCCGCGGAAACGGCTGACGTCGTCGCCGCGCAGTTCGCCCGCAACCATGACGTGGTGAGCGCGCTGGCCGCTTCGCTGCGCGCCGATCCGCCGCCGTTCGTGGTTACCTGCGCGCGCGGCAGTTCCGACCATGCCGCGACCTACGCCAAGTACCTGTTCGAGACCCAGCTCGGCGTGGTCACTGCCTCGGCCTCGCCGTCGGTGGGCTCGGTGTACGCCTCGCCGCTGCAGTTGCGCGGCGCGCTGTACGTGGTGATCTCGCAGTCCGGCAAGAGCCCGGACCTGCTGCGCAACGCCGAGGCCGCCAAGGCCGCCGGCGCGCGCGTGGTGGCGCTGGTCAACGTCGAGGATTCGCCGCTGGCGCAGCTGGCCGACACGGTGATCGCGCTCGGCGCCGGCCCGGAGAAGAGCGTGGCTGCGACCAAGAGCTACCTGGCGTCGCTGGCGGCGATCCTGCAGCTCGGCGCGCACTGGAAGAACGATGCGGCGCTGCTCGCCGCGCTCGACGCGCTGCCGCAGGCGCTGCGTGCCGCGTGGCAGGCCGATTGGCGCCCGCTCACCGACGGCCTGGTCGATGCGCACAACCTGTTCGTGCTCGGCCGCGGCCTTGGCCTGGCCGCGGCGCAGGAGGCGGCGCTCAAGTTCAAGGAAACCTGCGGCCTGCATGCCGAGGCCTACAGCTCGGCGGAAGTGAGGCACGGGCCGATGGCGCTGGTCGGCCCCGGCTTCCCGGTGCTGGCCTTCGCCCAGCCGGACGACACCGGCGCCGGCACCCGCAGCCTGGCCGAGGAATTCCGCGGCCGCGGCGCGCAGGTATGGCTGGCCAGTGCCGACGGCGATCTGCCGCTGGTCGCCGCGCCGCACCCGGTGTGCGCGCCGCTGCTGACCATCCAGAGCTTCTACCGCGCGATCAACGCGCTGGCGCTGCGCCGCGGCTACAACCCGGACCTGCCGCCGCATCTGAACAAAGTGACGGAGACGGTGTAA
- a CDS encoding GntR family transcriptional regulator: MAGLAVDPSAPTPLYLQLASKLVEAIKGGQWRPGEALPAERQLCEQLQVSRVTLRQAVDALVEQGLVSRRQGAGTFITSHIQHQLSGLASFSETLRMKGLEPGTRWLERRVRPAHGEEILRLGLSPDTVVAALTRLRSADGRVMAYEKAVLPQRTVPDPLAIGDSLYAYLDAQGTPVVRALQYFRAINLPARLAGHLGMKEGEAILHVVRVGYTRDGSAIELTDTYCHNDYYDFVAELRR, translated from the coding sequence CTGGCGGGCTTGGCCGTGGACCCGAGTGCGCCGACCCCGCTGTACCTGCAACTGGCCAGCAAGCTGGTCGAGGCGATCAAGGGCGGCCAGTGGAGGCCGGGCGAGGCGTTGCCGGCCGAACGCCAGTTGTGCGAACAACTGCAGGTGTCGCGGGTGACGTTGCGCCAGGCGGTGGATGCGCTGGTCGAACAGGGCCTGGTGTCGCGCCGGCAGGGCGCCGGCACCTTCATCACCTCGCATATCCAGCATCAGCTCAGTGGTCTGGCCAGCTTCAGCGAGACCCTGCGCATGAAGGGCCTGGAGCCGGGCACGCGCTGGCTGGAACGGCGCGTGCGCCCCGCCCACGGCGAGGAAATCCTGCGCTTGGGGCTGTCGCCGGACACCGTGGTGGCGGCGCTGACCCGCCTGCGCAGCGCCGACGGCCGGGTCATGGCCTATGAGAAGGCGGTGCTGCCGCAGCGCACCGTGCCCGATCCGCTGGCGATCGGCGATTCGCTGTACGCCTACCTGGATGCACAGGGCACCCCGGTGGTGCGCGCGCTGCAGTACTTTCGCGCGATCAACCTGCCGGCGCGGCTGGCCGGGCACCTGGGCATGAAGGAAGGCGAGGCGATCCTGCACGTGGTGCGGGTCGGCTATACCCGCGACGGCAGCGCGATCGAGCTGACCGACACCTATTGCCACAACGACTACTACGACTTCGTCGCCGAACTGCGACGCTGA
- a CDS encoding LacI family DNA-binding transcriptional regulator, protein MRRPTIKDVAERARVSLKTVSRVINNEPSVMQATRARVLHAIAELDYEPDPSARNLRSGTPFVIGLVYDNPNPYHIIGVQNGVLAACRETGFGLQIHPCDSTSPMLAEELAEWTQRSRLAGLVLTAPMSERAELVAALTARGIKTVRIIAATEDPKDGPCVYVDDRDAAYEVTEHLIQLGHQRIGFLWGGTSHRSSGERYAGYEAALKDYGITLDKHLVVPGDYTFDDGFRGARRLLALREPPTAIFGSNDEIAAGVLAAAKSAGMNVPYDLSIAGFEDSPFSRQSWPALTTAKQATEDIARHAARLLISQLRSDAYEEHPAPMHNQGFVPQLVVRGSTAPMQPHSRRPPSPDPT, encoded by the coding sequence ATGCGTAGACCCACCATCAAAGACGTCGCCGAACGGGCGCGGGTGTCGCTGAAGACCGTGTCGCGGGTCATCAACAACGAACCGTCGGTGATGCAGGCCACGCGCGCGCGTGTGCTGCACGCTATCGCCGAGCTGGACTACGAACCGGATCCGTCGGCGCGCAACCTGCGCAGCGGCACCCCGTTCGTGATCGGGCTGGTGTACGACAACCCAAATCCGTACCACATCATCGGCGTGCAGAACGGCGTGCTGGCGGCGTGTCGCGAGACCGGCTTCGGCCTGCAGATCCATCCCTGCGATTCGACCTCGCCGATGCTGGCCGAGGAACTGGCCGAGTGGACCCAGCGTTCGCGCCTGGCCGGGCTGGTGTTGACCGCGCCGATGTCCGAGCGCGCCGAACTGGTCGCGGCGCTGACCGCGCGCGGGATCAAGACCGTGCGCATCATCGCCGCCACCGAGGATCCGAAGGACGGCCCGTGCGTCTACGTCGACGACCGCGACGCCGCCTACGAGGTTACCGAGCACCTGATCCAGCTCGGCCACCAGCGCATCGGCTTCCTGTGGGGCGGCACTTCGCACCGTTCCAGCGGCGAGCGCTACGCCGGCTACGAGGCCGCGCTGAAGGACTACGGCATCACCCTGGACAAGCACCTGGTGGTGCCCGGCGACTACACCTTCGACGACGGCTTCCGCGGCGCGCGGCGGCTGCTGGCGCTGCGCGAGCCGCCGACCGCGATCTTCGGCTCCAACGACGAGATCGCCGCCGGCGTGCTGGCCGCGGCCAAGTCGGCGGGCATGAACGTGCCCTACGACCTGTCCATCGCCGGCTTCGAGGACAGCCCGTTCTCGCGCCAGTCGTGGCCGGCGCTGACCACCGCCAAGCAGGCCACCGAAGACATCGCGCGCCACGCCGCACGGCTGCTGATCAGCCAGCTGCGCAGCGACGCCTACGAAGAGCATCCGGCGCCGATGCACAACCAGGGCTTCGTGCCGCAGCTGGTGGTGCGCGGCTCCACCGCGCCGATGCAGCCGCATTCCCGCCGCCCTCCTTCCCCCGATCCGACATGA
- a CDS encoding acyltransferase family protein, with protein sequence MSAASMSIPAAAPSRERFVSLDVFRGLMIFLMILGNTPGAGADAFVQLRHAPWLGFTAADVGFPSFLFVVGNAMSFALDRSQPLGAFLCRVGKRSALIFLLGFLMYWFPFVHQGADGSWSFIAIDQTRVPGVLQRIALCYALAALLCRWLPPRGLLGACVALLLGHWAALYLWGQPGAELSKLGNAATRLDLWLLDPAQLYRKDGGFDPEGLLGTLPATVNVIAGYLTGLYVRRVGKQARTVRWLLLAGIALTLLALAWQPWFPLAKKLWTGSFVLLTVGLDLLLLGALLWAIEVRRWQAGSGFFTVLGRNPLAIYLFSELFVISLRLVPAGASGMDLYQWLGIAVFQRLLPGPWGSLACALAYTLVCWAVGWWMDRRRLYLRL encoded by the coding sequence ATGAGCGCCGCTTCCATGAGCATCCCCGCCGCCGCGCCATCGCGCGAACGCTTCGTGTCGCTGGACGTGTTCCGCGGCCTGATGATCTTCCTGATGATCCTGGGCAACACGCCGGGCGCCGGCGCCGACGCGTTCGTGCAGCTGCGGCACGCACCGTGGCTCGGCTTCACCGCCGCCGACGTGGGGTTCCCGTCGTTCCTGTTCGTGGTCGGCAACGCGATGAGCTTCGCGCTGGATCGCAGCCAGCCGCTCGGCGCGTTCCTGTGCCGGGTCGGCAAGCGCAGCGCGCTGATCTTCCTGCTCGGCTTTTTGATGTACTGGTTTCCGTTCGTGCACCAGGGCGCCGACGGCAGCTGGAGCTTCATCGCCATCGACCAGACCCGGGTGCCGGGCGTGCTGCAGCGCATCGCGCTGTGCTACGCGCTCGCCGCGCTGTTGTGCCGCTGGCTGCCGCCGCGCGGGCTGCTCGGCGCCTGCGTGGCGCTGCTGCTCGGCCACTGGGCGGCGCTGTACCTGTGGGGCCAGCCGGGTGCGGAACTGAGCAAGCTCGGCAACGCCGCCACGCGCCTGGACCTGTGGCTGCTGGATCCGGCGCAGCTGTACCGCAAGGACGGCGGCTTCGATCCGGAAGGCCTGCTCGGCACGCTGCCGGCCACGGTCAATGTCATCGCCGGCTACCTGACCGGCCTGTACGTGCGCCGCGTCGGCAAGCAGGCGCGCACGGTGCGCTGGCTGCTGCTGGCCGGCATCGCGCTGACCCTGCTGGCCCTGGCCTGGCAGCCGTGGTTTCCGCTGGCCAAGAAACTGTGGACCGGTTCGTTCGTGCTGCTGACGGTGGGCCTGGATCTGCTGCTGCTGGGCGCGCTGCTGTGGGCGATCGAGGTGCGCCGGTGGCAGGCGGGCAGCGGCTTCTTCACCGTGCTCGGGCGCAATCCGCTGGCAATCTACCTGTTCTCCGAACTGTTCGTGATCAGCCTGCGGCTGGTCCCGGCCGGCGCCAGTGGAATGGACCTGTACCAATGGCTGGGCATCGCGGTGTTCCAGCGGCTGCTGCCCGGTCCCTGGGGCAGCCTGGCCTGTGCGCTGGCCTACACGTTGGTGTGCTGGGCGGTGGGCTGGTGGATGGACCGGCGGCGGCTGTACCTGCGGCTCTGA
- a CDS encoding multifunctional CCA addition/repair protein has protein sequence MKTYLVGGAVRDSLLEQPPGDRDWVVVGATPQQMLDLGYKQVGRDFPVFLHPHSGEEYALARTERKSGRGYHGFVVDADPSVTLEEDLQRRDFTINAIARDEDSGALVDPYGGVRDIERRVLRHIGPAFGEDPLRVLRAARFMARLAPLGFSVAPETLALMRAMAASGELDTLVPERVWQELRRSLASAQPSAFLRTLHDADALRSVLPELEALYGVPQRADYHPEIDTGLHQELVSDMAARLAPGDALIGFAALTHDLGKALTPQAEWPRHVMHEQRGVAPLRALCERLKLPQEHRQLAEIACREHLNVHRLAELRDRTVHELLQRCDGFRKPERIAQLALVCEADKRGRLGSEDADYPQGRALQRLHAAALTVNARDLAAQGLSGPQIGEALAKARIAAIAVARSKTAN, from the coding sequence ATGAAGACCTACCTGGTCGGCGGCGCCGTCCGCGACAGCCTGCTCGAACAACCGCCCGGCGACCGCGACTGGGTCGTGGTCGGCGCCACCCCGCAGCAAATGCTGGACCTGGGCTATAAACAGGTCGGCCGCGATTTTCCCGTCTTCCTGCACCCGCACAGCGGCGAGGAATACGCGCTGGCGCGCACCGAGCGCAAGTCCGGGCGCGGCTACCACGGCTTTGTGGTCGATGCCGACCCGTCGGTGACGCTGGAAGAAGATCTGCAGCGGCGCGACTTCACCATCAACGCGATCGCCCGCGACGAGGACAGCGGCGCGCTCGTCGATCCGTACGGCGGCGTGCGCGACATCGAACGGCGCGTACTGCGCCACATCGGCCCGGCCTTCGGCGAAGACCCGCTGCGCGTGCTGCGCGCAGCGCGCTTCATGGCGCGGCTGGCGCCGCTGGGTTTCAGCGTGGCGCCGGAAACCCTGGCGCTGATGCGCGCGATGGCGGCCAGCGGCGAACTGGACACGCTGGTGCCCGAGCGCGTGTGGCAGGAGCTGCGGCGCAGCCTCGCATCGGCACAGCCCTCGGCGTTCCTGCGCACCCTGCACGACGCCGACGCGCTGCGCAGCGTGCTGCCGGAACTGGAGGCGCTGTACGGCGTGCCGCAGCGCGCCGACTACCATCCCGAGATCGATACCGGCCTCCACCAGGAACTGGTCAGCGACATGGCCGCGCGGCTGGCGCCGGGCGACGCGCTGATCGGCTTCGCCGCGCTGACCCACGACCTGGGCAAGGCACTGACCCCGCAAGCGGAATGGCCGCGACACGTGATGCACGAACAACGCGGCGTGGCCCCGCTGCGCGCGCTGTGCGAACGCCTGAAACTGCCGCAGGAGCACCGCCAGCTGGCCGAGATCGCCTGCCGCGAGCACTTGAACGTGCATCGCCTGGCCGAACTACGCGACCGCACTGTGCACGAACTACTGCAGCGCTGCGACGGCTTCCGCAAGCCCGAACGCATCGCGCAGCTGGCGCTGGTGTGCGAAGCCGACAAGCGCGGCCGCCTCGGCAGCGAAGACGCCGACTACCCGCAAGGCCGCGCACTGCAGCGCCTGCACGCCGCGGCGCTGACGGTCAACGCCCGCGATCTGGCCGCGCAGGGCCTGAGCGGCCCGCAGATCGGCGAGGCGCTGGCGAAGGCGCGGATCGCCGCGATCGCTGTAGCGCGCAGCAAGACAGCAAACTGA